In one window of Tachypleus tridentatus isolate NWPU-2018 chromosome 2, ASM421037v1, whole genome shotgun sequence DNA:
- the LOC143245026 gene encoding uncharacterized protein LOC143245026 isoform X2 codes for MFKRKDVHFDPVDKRMCKDIRSAASRYTSKLRENQKKRAERLEAYGSVKSVPATLAKEKVQRHRELSIQRRREKSSEESTGNPCLEKEESSQD; via the coding sequence atgtttaaaaggaaagatgttcattttgatcctgtagacaagagaatgtgtaaggacattagatcagcagcttcaaggtatacctcaaagctgagggagaatcagaaaaaaagggcagaaaggcttgaggcctatggttctgtgaaatctgtcccagccaccttggctaaagaaaaagtccagaggcacagagagctgtccattcagagaaggagagaaaaaagctcggaagagagcactggaaacccttgtctcgaaaaagaggaaagtagccaagattga